Proteins from one Xenopus tropicalis strain Nigerian chromosome 1, UCB_Xtro_10.0, whole genome shotgun sequence genomic window:
- the LOC100496115 gene encoding trace amine-associated receptor 1: MAVASTTASSPMDSCSSVVSSSTSKLILYLLTSGLIMTTFLGNILVISSIVYFKQLRSPTNSFVLSLAVADFLVGVMVMPYSMVRSIEGCWYFGSGFCRLHSSLDVMLCSASILHLSCIAFDRYYAVCNPLLYGYKMSTRRVSILICTCWFIPVLISFAPIMLGLHLLGMEHLWQEGACLFVVNQIYSVCASLIAFYCPMIIMLVAYCRIYRAARNQALRIHAMERNVSSGNASDGPMKKRKYSLKRERKAAKTLGVIMGLFLLFWTPFFTANIVDPLIGYKMGTVEWEVCLWLGYVNSALNPFLYGLFHKSYRRAFFMIVGCQTCYSGTSQNIELSTAKQEKVRRQMNVLH; the protein is encoded by the coding sequence ATGGCTGTAGCCTCCACAACTGCAAGTTCTCCAATGGATTCCTGTTCCTCCGTAGTCTCCAGTTCCACCTCCAAGCTGATCCTTTACTTGCTGACCAGTGGGCTCATCATGACGACGTTCCTTGGGAATATTCTTGTGATCTCCTCCATAGTGTATTTCAAACAGCTTCGCTCCCCGACCAACTCCTTCGTGCTGTCGCTGGCAGTGGCAGATTTCCTAGTCGGGGTTATGGTGATGCCCTATAGCATGGTACGTTCCATTGAAGGATGCTGGTACTTTGGCTCGGGGTTTTGTAGACTTCACTCCAGCCTGGACGTCATGCTTTGTTCTGCATCCATTCTGCACCTGAGTTGTATAGCCTTCGATCGATATTATGCTGTGTGCAACCCTCTACTATACGGTTACAAAATGTCTACAAGAAGGGTGTCTATTCTCATCTGTACATGTTGGTTTATACCTGTGCTCATTTCATTCGCCCCCATAATGCTTGGACTGCACCTTCTGGGGATGGAGCACCTATGGCAGGAAGGCGCCTGTCTCTTTGTAGTGAATCAGATCTACTCCGTCTGCGCCTCTTTGATTGCTTTCTATTGTCCTATGATCATCATGCTTGTGGCCTACTGTCGGATCTACCGGGCAGCAAGGAACCAGGCACTTCGGATACACGCGATGGAGCGAAATGTGAGCAGCGGAAACGCTAGCGATGGTCCCATGAAGAAAAGAAAGTATTCACTCAAAAGGGAGAGGAAGGCGGCCAAGACCTTGGGGGTGATCATGGGATTATTTCTGCTCTTTTGGACTCCCTTTTTCACAGCCAATATTGTAGACCCTCTCATCGGATACAAAATGGGGACGGTAGAGTGGGAAGTCTGTCTCTGGTTGGGTTACGTGAATTCTGCTCTGAACCCGTTCTTGTACGGATTGTTCCATAAATCCTATCGCAGGGCTTTCTTTATGATTGTCGGATGCCAAACTTGCTACTCCGGAACATCTCAGAACATTGAGCTGTCCACCGCAAAACAAGAGAAAGTCAGGCGCCAAATGAACGTTCTACACTAG